A genomic window from Candidatus Omnitrophota bacterium includes:
- a CDS encoding DUF1064 domain-containing protein: protein MRFNRHKFNAIRTERDGIKFGSKKEAKYYSDLKLRKSSGEVIFFLRQVPIDLPGNVKYRVDFVEFHADGTVHFIEVKGLDVPMGKLKRKQTEALYPITIEVV, encoded by the coding sequence ATGAGATTTAACAGACACAAATTCAACGCCATAAGAACGGAGCGCGACGGCATAAAATTTGGAAGTAAAAAAGAAGCCAAGTATTATTCAGATTTGAAATTAAGAAAGTCGTCGGGAGAAGTTATATTTTTTCTGCGACAAGTCCCGATAGACCTTCCGGGGAATGTCAAATATCGAGTTGACTTCGTTGAGTTTCACGCAGACGGCACGGTGCATTTTATAGAAGTCAAGGGATTGGATGTGCCTATGGGAAAACTTAAGCGCAAACAGACGGAAGCATTATACCCGATAACGATTGAGGTTGTATGA